One Primulina huaijiensis isolate GDHJ02 chromosome 5, ASM1229523v2, whole genome shotgun sequence DNA segment encodes these proteins:
- the LOC140976731 gene encoding uncharacterized protein isoform X2, translating to MERRLEDTSQNWVQKNLYCPAESKPFLKDGDEALHNGANHANISSLTDRDCRSEEMESRYSTEHDIEAYKNAQIRKSQSLGSGLNLKEWNLGGDVSEGEMEQRFSYNGSADSGRIVVSYGINGHVHDMSEHGQEPLASDSVTNSDFTKRGSILSIEDSLQSEREGADKDNLHLSVGDTGDHMPRTPRAIVKPRSLPSMVSPTKGSTSLLPFSRSAEDLNALGSGMNNILVYDAEKQVQNQQQDYSIFDNDKEDGENPADEDTCADYNYVGSAKDWIIPVSKGAYMEKSRKKESSLHRWDEVPSEDLRLKRIEEWVSDLQHCSPLREESNGFSLISDHELPKSDALVNAAKLEVKVNLGNEVAKRYISSLNASAAAAKLTNLGLVVIPFLSPFISLKTLDLSGNSIVRIASGALPRGLQFLNLSKNSVSAIEGLRDLTRLRVLDLSYNRLLRIGHGLASCSSMKELYLAGNKISEVEGLHRLLKLNVLDLRFNKISTTKCLGQLAANHICLQALSLEGNPAQKNVGDEQLKKYVQSLLPNLTYYDRQSIRTVAMKDVKADRSARLGIAGHQIDRGVRAEAKMVRKGTHGIVSQKAPSSAIHGRKNQVVSSAKPSRTRHGRLPPTGIRATQGPQFTEHNSKHLGFKNDLLVHRSRSEGNLGAL from the exons ATGGAGAGGAGACTGGAAGATACTTCTCAAAATTGGGTTCAGAAAAATTTGTATTGTCCTGCAGAAAGCAAGCCATTTTTAAAGGACGGGGATGAAGCACTCCACAATGGAGCCAATCATGCAAACATTTCTTCTCTAACCGATCGTGACTGCAGATCAGAAGAAATGGAGAGCAGATATAGTACTGAACACGATATCGAGGCTTACAAGAATGCACAAATAAGAAAGAGCCAGTCTTTGGGAAGTGGATTGAACTTGAAAGAGTGGAACTTAGGTGGTGATGTTTCAGAAGGTGAGATGGAGCAGAGGTTTTCTTATAATGGATCTGCTGATAGTGGTAGGATAGTTGTTTCGTATGGCATTAATGGTCATGTGCACGACATGTCTGAACATGGTCAAGAACCTTTGGCTTCTGATTCTGTAACGAACTCCGACTTCACCAAAAGAGGATCCATATTATCAATTGAAGATTCACTACAATCGGAGAGGGAAGGTGCTGATAAAGATAATTTACATTTATCCGTTGGTGACACTGGTGACCATATGCCTCGTACTCCACGTGCTATTGTAAAGCCTCGTTCTTTGCCTAGTATGGTTTCCCCTACTAAGGGATCCACATCCTTGTTGCCTTTTTCTAGATCTGCTGAGGACCTGAATGCTTTAGGCTCTGGAATGAACAACATTTTGGTGTACGATGCTGAAAAACAAGTACAAAATCAACAACAGGATTATTCTATCTTTGACAATGATAAGGAAGATGGTGAAAATCCTGCTGACGAGGACACATGTGCAGATTATAACTATGTTGGTTCAGCAAAAGACTGGATTATACCTGTGTCTAAAGGGGCATACATGGAGAAAAGTAGAAAAAAGGAAAGTTCTCTTCACAGGTGGGATGAAGTACCAAGCGAGGATTTAAGGTTGAAACGAATTGAAGAATGGGTTAGTGACCTTCAGCATTGTAGCCCATTGAGAGAAGAATCTAACGGATTTTCTTTAATTAGCGACCATGAATTACCGAAAAGTGATGCTTTAGTGAACGCTGCGAAGTTGGAAGTCAAGGTGAACCTTGGAAATGAAGTTGCAAAGAGATACATTTCTTCTCTGAATGCCTCAGCTGCAGCAGCTAAGCTGACTAACCTTGGTTTGGTTGTTATCCCATTTCTAAGTCCTTTTATCAGTCTCAAAACACTCGATTTATCTGGGAATTCCATAG TAAGGATAGCTTCTGGTGCTCTTCCTCGAGGACTCCAGTTTTTGAATCTCTCAAAAAACAGCGTCTCCGCTATTGAAGGATTGCGAGACCTTACCAGACTTCGTGTCCTTGACCTGAGCTATAATAGATTATTAAGAATTGGACATG GCTTGGCGTCATGTTCCTCTATGAAGGAATTATACTTGGCCGGTAACAAGATCAGTGAGGTCGAAGGTCTCCATCGTCTCCTAAAGTTGAATGTCCTCGATTTGCGTTTCAACAAAATTTCTACAACCAAGTGTCTCGGACAACTAGCTGCTAATCACATCTGTTTGCAAGCTCTCAGCTTGGAAGGAAACCCTGCTCAGAAGAATGTAGGTGACGAACAATTGAAGAAATATGTGCAGAGTCTTCTTCCCAACCTTACTTACTATGACAGGCAATCAATCAGAACTGTAGCAATGAAGGATGTTAAGGCCGATCGATCAGCTCGTCTGGGAATAGCGGGTCATCAGATTGATCGTGGGGTTAGAGCTGAGGCAAAGATGGTAAGAAAAGGAACTCATGGCATTGTTTCTCAGAAGGCACCATCCTCAGCAATTCATGGTCGGAAAAATCAAGTAGTATCATCGGCAAAACCATCAAGGACTAGGCACGGGCGTCTGCCTCCAACTGGAATCAGGGCAACTCAAGGGCCTCAATTTACTGAACATAACAGCAAACATTTGGGCTTCAAGAATGATTTACTCGTTCACAGAAGCCGGAGCGAGGGAAATTTGGGTGCTCTCTGA
- the LOC140976731 gene encoding uncharacterized protein isoform X1: MVRFSCFQSRVHSPKQKKITQRPAEAMERRLEDTSQNWVQKNLYCPAESKPFLKDGDEALHNGANHANISSLTDRDCRSEEMESRYSTEHDIEAYKNAQIRKSQSLGSGLNLKEWNLGGDVSEGEMEQRFSYNGSADSGRIVVSYGINGHVHDMSEHGQEPLASDSVTNSDFTKRGSILSIEDSLQSEREGADKDNLHLSVGDTGDHMPRTPRAIVKPRSLPSMVSPTKGSTSLLPFSRSAEDLNALGSGMNNILVYDAEKQVQNQQQDYSIFDNDKEDGENPADEDTCADYNYVGSAKDWIIPVSKGAYMEKSRKKESSLHRWDEVPSEDLRLKRIEEWVSDLQHCSPLREESNGFSLISDHELPKSDALVNAAKLEVKVNLGNEVAKRYISSLNASAAAAKLTNLGLVVIPFLSPFISLKTLDLSGNSIVRIASGALPRGLQFLNLSKNSVSAIEGLRDLTRLRVLDLSYNRLLRIGHGLASCSSMKELYLAGNKISEVEGLHRLLKLNVLDLRFNKISTTKCLGQLAANHICLQALSLEGNPAQKNVGDEQLKKYVQSLLPNLTYYDRQSIRTVAMKDVKADRSARLGIAGHQIDRGVRAEAKMVRKGTHGIVSQKAPSSAIHGRKNQVVSSAKPSRTRHGRLPPTGIRATQGPQFTEHNSKHLGFKNDLLVHRSRSEGNLGAL, translated from the exons ATGGTTAGATTTTCGTGCTTTCAATCTCGAGTTCATTCTCCCAAACAAAAG AAAATAACTCAGCGCCCTGCCGAGGCAATGGAGAGGAGACTGGAAGATACTTCTCAAAATTGGGTTCAGAAAAATTTGTATTGTCCTGCAGAAAGCAAGCCATTTTTAAAGGACGGGGATGAAGCACTCCACAATGGAGCCAATCATGCAAACATTTCTTCTCTAACCGATCGTGACTGCAGATCAGAAGAAATGGAGAGCAGATATAGTACTGAACACGATATCGAGGCTTACAAGAATGCACAAATAAGAAAGAGCCAGTCTTTGGGAAGTGGATTGAACTTGAAAGAGTGGAACTTAGGTGGTGATGTTTCAGAAGGTGAGATGGAGCAGAGGTTTTCTTATAATGGATCTGCTGATAGTGGTAGGATAGTTGTTTCGTATGGCATTAATGGTCATGTGCACGACATGTCTGAACATGGTCAAGAACCTTTGGCTTCTGATTCTGTAACGAACTCCGACTTCACCAAAAGAGGATCCATATTATCAATTGAAGATTCACTACAATCGGAGAGGGAAGGTGCTGATAAAGATAATTTACATTTATCCGTTGGTGACACTGGTGACCATATGCCTCGTACTCCACGTGCTATTGTAAAGCCTCGTTCTTTGCCTAGTATGGTTTCCCCTACTAAGGGATCCACATCCTTGTTGCCTTTTTCTAGATCTGCTGAGGACCTGAATGCTTTAGGCTCTGGAATGAACAACATTTTGGTGTACGATGCTGAAAAACAAGTACAAAATCAACAACAGGATTATTCTATCTTTGACAATGATAAGGAAGATGGTGAAAATCCTGCTGACGAGGACACATGTGCAGATTATAACTATGTTGGTTCAGCAAAAGACTGGATTATACCTGTGTCTAAAGGGGCATACATGGAGAAAAGTAGAAAAAAGGAAAGTTCTCTTCACAGGTGGGATGAAGTACCAAGCGAGGATTTAAGGTTGAAACGAATTGAAGAATGGGTTAGTGACCTTCAGCATTGTAGCCCATTGAGAGAAGAATCTAACGGATTTTCTTTAATTAGCGACCATGAATTACCGAAAAGTGATGCTTTAGTGAACGCTGCGAAGTTGGAAGTCAAGGTGAACCTTGGAAATGAAGTTGCAAAGAGATACATTTCTTCTCTGAATGCCTCAGCTGCAGCAGCTAAGCTGACTAACCTTGGTTTGGTTGTTATCCCATTTCTAAGTCCTTTTATCAGTCTCAAAACACTCGATTTATCTGGGAATTCCATAG TAAGGATAGCTTCTGGTGCTCTTCCTCGAGGACTCCAGTTTTTGAATCTCTCAAAAAACAGCGTCTCCGCTATTGAAGGATTGCGAGACCTTACCAGACTTCGTGTCCTTGACCTGAGCTATAATAGATTATTAAGAATTGGACATG GCTTGGCGTCATGTTCCTCTATGAAGGAATTATACTTGGCCGGTAACAAGATCAGTGAGGTCGAAGGTCTCCATCGTCTCCTAAAGTTGAATGTCCTCGATTTGCGTTTCAACAAAATTTCTACAACCAAGTGTCTCGGACAACTAGCTGCTAATCACATCTGTTTGCAAGCTCTCAGCTTGGAAGGAAACCCTGCTCAGAAGAATGTAGGTGACGAACAATTGAAGAAATATGTGCAGAGTCTTCTTCCCAACCTTACTTACTATGACAGGCAATCAATCAGAACTGTAGCAATGAAGGATGTTAAGGCCGATCGATCAGCTCGTCTGGGAATAGCGGGTCATCAGATTGATCGTGGGGTTAGAGCTGAGGCAAAGATGGTAAGAAAAGGAACTCATGGCATTGTTTCTCAGAAGGCACCATCCTCAGCAATTCATGGTCGGAAAAATCAAGTAGTATCATCGGCAAAACCATCAAGGACTAGGCACGGGCGTCTGCCTCCAACTGGAATCAGGGCAACTCAAGGGCCTCAATTTACTGAACATAACAGCAAACATTTGGGCTTCAAGAATGATTTACTCGTTCACAGAAGCCGGAGCGAGGGAAATTTGGGTGCTCTCTGA